In a genomic window of Quercus lobata isolate SW786 chromosome 4, ValleyOak3.0 Primary Assembly, whole genome shotgun sequence:
- the LOC115986657 gene encoding receptor-like protein kinase FERONIA, which yields MKSHSMLTHFFFIFFLFFFLLHHITVATSTTPYIAVDNITLDCGSFGNSKATDERDWIGDIGSKYGPIEENNKSNSSEAKRQASLESIPYRTARLSYSQFTYVFPVTPGPKFVRLYFYSAAYSGFTKSKDFFTIKAGSFTLLRNFSASVYTDSSHEKYFVKEFCINVEKNKKLNLSFIPSTSGSISYYAFINGIEVVSMPMDLYYTSSSSIIEGKVVYVGQAPQFNIYYSMALEMVYRLNIGGSSIPPMEDTGMFRQWSEGIKDNLLSNGTIPRDPSLKLKYSKIPKYIAPEAVYQSAATMGPNRTRNSMSNLTWGLPVETGFNYLVRLHFCEIESRINVSGTRVFTIYVDYQLAEETADVISWADNSYTPYYKDYVVMIQNKGEDSHTLAIDLHPRTDATFRDAILNGVEVFKLSDPSGNLARLNMVPPAANKPKTKKTMFIAIGSGVGFLVVAALVCFMVLCKLKKTGCYGSYHPLAKWWCWFRPDPYKREFSRRTASSLPGELCRYFRLDEIKTATNNFNEDLIVGVGGFGNVYKGLIEQGNITVAIKRMKQESRQGTREFMTEIEMLSKLRHVHVVSLIGYCNDEGEMILVYEYMANGTLCDHLYDTPNDPLTWKQRLQICIGAARGLHYLHTCTKHPIIHRDVKTTNILLDEKWVSKVSDFGLSKMGLDNTAVSTLVKGTLGYLDPDYARRQQLTVKSDVYSFGVVMFEVLCARKALNQRLEEEERNLASWARKCIERGTISEIIDPYLTNKITPECFKVYVELAKSCVSDQGIERPKMNDVMEKLEFALELQEYAEATKDTNLEVVSFRVATTNGAPWYNSVYHGQVLESTSETELSTIST from the exons ATGAAGAGCCACTCAATGTTGACacatttcttcttcatcttcttcctcttttttttcctccttcacCATATCACAGTTGCTACTTCTACAACCCCTTACATAGCTGTTGATAATATTACCCTCGACTGTGGCTCTTTTGGCAACTCAAAGGCTACCGATGAGCGTGACTGGATCGGAGACATAGGTTCCAAGTACGGTCCCATAGAAGAAAACAACAAATCTAATTCCTCTGAAGCCAAACGCCAGGCATCCCTTGAGTCTATCCCCTACAGGACAGCCCGGTTGTCTTATTCCCAATTCACATATGTGTTTCCGGTCACACCTGGCCCGAAATTCGTTCGGTTGTACTTTTACTCAGCTGCATACTCAGGTTTTACCAAGTCTAAAGACTTTTTTACTATCAAAGCGGGTTCGTTCACCTTACTTAGAAACTTCAGCGCTTCCGTTTATACTGATTCTTCACACGAAAAGTATTTTGTTAAAGAGTTCTGCATCAATgtcgaaaaaaataaaaaattgaatttaagcTTCATTCCTTCTACTAGTGGTTCTATTAGTTACTATGCTTTCATTAATGGTATTGAGGTTGTCTCCATGCCTATGGACCTGTACTATACCTCAAGTAGTTCTATTATAGAAGGTAAAGTTGTTTATGTTGGCCAGGCTCCTCAGTTCAACATATACTACAGCATGGCACTCGAGATGGTTTATCGATTAAACATTGGCGGGAGCTCCATACCCCCAATGGAAGACACTGGAATGTTTAGACAATGGTCCGAGGGCATAAAGGATAATTTGTTGAGCAACGGTACAATCCCTCGTGATCCATCTTTGAAACTCAAATActcaaaaataccaaaatacatTGCACCTGAAGCTGTCTATCAGTCTGCAGCTACAATGGGTCCAAACAGGACTAGGAACTCAATGTCTAATTTGACATGGGGATTACCTGTCGAGACGGGATTCAATTATCTGGTGAGGCTCCATTTCTGCGAAATAGAATCTAGGATAAACGTGTCTGGCACGAGGGTATTCACCATCTATGTAGATTATCAGCTAGCAGAAGAAACGGCAGATGTAATATCGTGGGCTGACAATAGCTATACGCCATACTACAAGGACTACGTAGTAATGATCCAAAACAAGGGCGAGGACAGTCATACTCTGGCCATTGATCTACACCCTAGAACAGATGCAACTTTCCGCGATGCCATTTTAAACGGTGTGGAAGTGTTCAAATTAAGCGACCCATCTGGCAATCTTGCTAGACTAAATATGGTCCCTCCAGCAGCCAACAAGCCTAAGACAAAGAAAACAATGTTCATTGCTATTGGAAGTGGTGTTGGCTTTTTAGTCGTGGCCGCTCTAGTGTGTTTCATGGTTCTCTGTAAATTGAAGAAGACTGGGTGTTATGGTTCTTACCATCCACTAGCAAAGTGGTGGTGTTGGTTTAGGCCAGATCCTTACAAAAGAGAGTTCTCAAGGAGAACAGCTTCATCACTGCCTGGAGAACTATGCCGCTACTTCAGACTAGATGAAATCAAAACAGCAACCAACAACTTCAATGAAGATCTAATTGTTGGTGTAGGTGGCTTTGGCAATGTTTACAAGGGTCTGATTGAGCAAG GTAATATAACGGTGGCAATCAAGCGCATGAAACAGGAGTCTCGACAAGGTACTCGTGAGTTTATGACAGAGATCGAGATGCTTTCTAAACTTCGTCATGTGCACGTTGTGTCTCTCATCGGATACTGCAACGATGAGGGTGAGATGATACTTGTTTACGAGTACATGGCAAATGGTACCCTCTGCGACCACCTCTATGACACCCCTAATGATCCCCTCACCTGGAAACAAAGGCTCCAAATATGCATAGGAGCTGCACGTGGTTTGCATTACCTCCACACATGTACAAAGCACCCTATTATCCACCGTGATGTGAAGACAACAAATATTCTATTGGATGAGAAATGGGTATCGAAGGTTTCGGATTTTGGGTTGTCCAAAATGGGTTTGGATAACACTGCCGTTAGTACCCTAGTAAAGGGGACATTGGGGTATTTGGATCCAGATTATGCAAGGCGCCAGCAATTAACTGTGAAATCTGATGTGTACTCATTTGGTGTAGTGATGTTTGAAGTGTTGTGTGCCCGAAAAGCACTGAACCAAAGACTTGAAGAAGAGGAACGAAATTTGGCAAGTTGGGCTCGAAAATGTATTGAGAGAGGGACCATCAGTGAAATCATTGATCCATATCTAACGAACAAGATAACGCCAGAGTGTTTCAAGGTATATGTGGAACTTGCAAAGAGTTGTGTAAGTGATCAAGGAATCGAACGGCCCAAGATGAATGATGTGATGGAAAAGCTGGAGTTTGCATTAGAGCTCCAAGAGTATGCAGAAGCAACCAAGGATACCAATTTAGAAGTGGTATCATTCCGTGTTGCTACTACCAATGGAGCTCCTTGGTACAACAGTGTTTATCATGGACAGGTGTTGGAGTCGACTAGTGAAACTGAGTTAAGTACAATTAGTACTTGA
- the LOC115986656 gene encoding receptor-like protein kinase FERONIA yields the protein MKNHSMLTHFFFIFFLSFFLLHHITVATSTPPYIAVDNITLDCGSFDNSKATDERDWIGDMGSKYGPMEQNNESYSSEAQRQASSVESIPYSTARLSYSQFTYVFPVTPGPKFVRLYFHSAAYSGFKDFFTVKAGSYTLLRNFSASIYTDSSDEKSFVKEFCINVEKNKKLNLTFIPFTSDSIRYYAFINGIEVVSMPMDLYYTSSSSIIEGKVPVYVGQAPQFYINDSMALEMVYRLNIGGSSIPPMEDTGMFRQWSEGIKDNLLSHGTIPRDPSLELKYSKIPKYIAPEAVYLSAATMGPNRTRNSMSNLTWGFPVETGFNYLVRLHFCEIESRINVSGTRVFTIYVDYQLAEETADVISWADNSYTPYYKDYVVMIQNKGEDSHTLAIDLHPRTDATFRDAILNGVEVFKLSDPSGNLARLNMVPPQQPALAANKSKTKKTMFIAIGSGVGFLVVATLVCFLVLCKLKRTERYGSYHPRAKWWCWFWPDPYKREFSRRTASSLPGELCRYFRLDEIKTATNNFNEDLIVGAGGFGNVYKGLIEQGNIVVAIKRMKQESQQGAHEFMTEIEMLSKLRHVHLVSLIGYCNDEGEMILVYDYMTNGTLRHHLYDTPNDPLTWKQRLQICIGAARGLHYLHTCTKHPIIHRDVKTTNILLDEKWVSKVSDFGLSKMGLDNTAVSTLVKGTWGYLDPDYARRQQLTEKSDVYSFGVVMFEVLCARKALNQRLQQEERNLASWARKCIERGTISEIIDPYLMNKIAPECFKVYVELAESCVGDHGIERPTMNDVMEKLEFALELQEYAEATKDTDSKVVSFHVATANGAPWYNSVYHGQVLESSSGTELSTVNTGLSYPGLDSITTSITSQDDSSAYA from the exons ATGAAGAACCACTCAATGTTGACacatttcttcttcatcttcttcctctcttttttcctcctTCACCATATCACAGTTGCTACTTCCACACCCCCTTACATAGCTGTTGATAATATTACCCTCGACTGTGGCTCTTTTGACAACTCAAAGGCTACCGATGAGCGTGACTGGATCGGAGACATGGGTTCCAAGTACGGTCCCATGGAACAAAACAACGAATCTTATTCCTCTGAAGCCCAACGCCAAGCATCATCCGTTGAGTCCATCCCCTACAGTACAGCTCGGTTGTCTTATTCCCAATTCACATATGTGTTTCCGGTCACACCTGGCCCGAAATTCGTTCGGTTGTACTTTCACTCAGCTGCATACTCAGGTTTTAAAGACTTTTTTACTGTCAAAGCGGGTTCGTACACCTTACTTAGAAACTTCAGCGCTTCCATTTATACTGATTCTTCAGACGAAAAGTCTTTTGTTAAAGAGTTCTGCATcaatgttgaaaaaaataaaaaattgaacttaacCTTCATTCCTTTTACAAGTGATTCTATTAGGTACTATGCTTTCATTAATGGTATTGAGGTTGTCTCCATGCCTATGGACCTGTACTATACCTCAAGTAGTTCTATTATAGAAGGTAAAGTTCCTGTTTATGTTGGCCAGGCTCCTCAGTTCTACATAAACGACAGCATGGCACTCGAGATGGTTTATCGATTAAACATTGGCGGGAGCTCCATACCCCCAATGGAAGACACTGGAATGTTTAGACAATGGTCCGAGGGCATAAAGGATAATTTGTTGAGCCACGGTACAATCCCTCGTGATCCATCTTTGGAACTCAAATActcaaaaataccaaaatacatTGCACCTGAAGCTGTCTATCTGTCTGCAGCTACAATGGGTCCCAACAGGACTAGGAACTCAATGTCTAATTTGACATGGGGATTTCCTGTCGAGACGGGATTTAATTATCTGGTGAGGCTCCATTTCTGCGAAATAGAATCTAGGATAAACGTCTCTGGCACAAGGGTATTCACCATCTATGTAGATTATCAGCTAGCAGAAGAAACGGCAGATGTAATATCGTGGGCTGACAATAGCTATACGCCATACTACAAGGACTACGTAGTAATGATCCAAAACAAGGGCGAGGACAGTCATACTCTGGCCATTGATTTACACCCTAGAACAGATGCAACTTTCCGCGATGCCATTTTAAACGGTGTGGAAGTGTTCAAATTGAGCGACCCATCTGGCAATCTTGCTAGACTAAATATGGTCCCTCCACAGCAACCTGCTCTGGCAGCCAACAAGTCTAAGACAAAGAAAACAATGTTCATTGCTATTGGAAGTGGTGTTGGCTTTTTAGTCGTGGCCACTCTTGTGTGTTTCTTGGTTCTCTGTAAATTGAAGAGGACTGAGCGTTATGGTTCTTACCATCCACGAGCAAAGTGGTGGTGTTGGTTTTGGCCAGATCCTTACAAAAGAGAGTTCTCAAGGAGAACAGCTTCATCACTGCCTGGAGAACTATGCCGCTACTTCAGACTAGATGAAATCAAAACAGCAACCAACAACTTCAATGAAGATCTAATTGTCGGTGCAGGTGGCTTTGGCAATGTTTACAAGGGTCTGATTGAGCAAG GTAATATAGTGGTGGCAATCAAGCGCATGAAACAAGAGTCTCAACAAGGCGCTCATGAGTTTATGACAGAAATTGAGATGCTTTCTAAACTTCGTCATGTGCACCTTGTATCTCTCATTGGATACTGCAATGATGAGGGTGAGATGATACTTGTTTACGACTACATGACAAATGGTACCCTCCGCCACCACCTTTATGACACCCCTAATGATCCCCTCACCTGGAAACAAAGGCTCCAAATATGCATAGGAGCAGCACGTGGTTTGCACTACCTACACACATGTACAAAGCACCCTATTATCCACCGTGATGTGAAGACAACAAATATTCTATTGGATGAGAAATGGGTATCCAAGGTTTCAGATTTTGGATTGTCCAAAATGGGTTTGGATAACACTGCCGTTAGTACCCTAGTAAAGGGGACATGGGGGTATTTGGATCCAGATTATGCAAGGCGCCAACAATTAACTGAGAAATCAGATGTGTACTCATTTGGTGTAGTGATGTTTGAAGTGTTGTGTGCTCGGAAAGCATTGAACCAAAGACTCCAACAAGAGGAACGAAATTTGGCAAGCTGGGCTCGAAAATGTATTGAGAGAGGGACCATTAGTGAAATCATTGATCCATATCTAATGAACAAGATAGCGCCAGAGTGTTTCAAGGTATATGTGGAACTTGCAGAGAGTTGTGTAGGTGATCATGGAATCGAACGGCCCACAATGAATGATGTGATGGAAAAGTTGGAGTTTGCATTAGAGCTCCAAGAGTATGCAGAAGCAACCAAGGATACCGATTCAAAAGTGGTGTCATTTCATGTTGCTACTGCCAATGGAGCTCCTTGGTACAACAGTGTTTACCATGGACAGGTGTTGGAGTCAAGTAGTGGAACTGAGTTAAGTACCGTTAATACTGGATTAAGTTACCCTGGTCTTGATTCTATTACTACTAGTATCACAAGTCAAGATGACTCCTCGGCTTATGCGTGA